In Mycolicibacterium mucogenicum DSM 44124, the following are encoded in one genomic region:
- a CDS encoding phosphatase PAP2 family protein yields MTNRNRWLFGTAAVIGYALLWVGWAAQWPWVTTFDTSLLAPLHRYGAAHPGWVLGWKWFSFIFGPWTFRIIAVVVAFVALARRQRRTALFLLIGVAATGLVTEVAKDIAQRARPLTALAHEPSWSFPSGHALGTMAGALGLCAVFRLWGVARQRLIEVLSAVIVVTVGVSRVVLNVHNPTDVLAGWLLGALWFLVCLPLLAPVLASAGSQSRSPIVPKP; encoded by the coding sequence GTGACGAACCGCAACCGCTGGCTGTTCGGGACCGCGGCCGTGATCGGTTACGCCCTGCTGTGGGTGGGCTGGGCCGCGCAGTGGCCCTGGGTGACGACCTTCGACACGTCGCTGCTCGCACCCTTGCACCGGTACGGCGCGGCACACCCGGGCTGGGTGCTGGGCTGGAAGTGGTTTTCCTTCATCTTCGGGCCGTGGACCTTCCGGATCATCGCGGTGGTGGTTGCGTTCGTCGCGCTCGCACGGCGACAGCGGCGCACCGCGCTCTTCCTGTTGATAGGCGTCGCTGCGACGGGCCTCGTCACCGAGGTCGCCAAGGACATCGCGCAACGGGCGCGGCCGCTGACCGCGCTGGCGCACGAACCGTCGTGGTCGTTTCCGTCGGGACACGCGCTGGGCACCATGGCCGGTGCGCTGGGGCTGTGCGCGGTGTTCCGGCTGTGGGGTGTGGCGCGGCAGCGGCTGATCGAGGTGCTCAGCGCCGTGATCGTCGTGACCGTCGGGGTGAGCCGGGTGGTGCTCAACGTGCACAACCCGACCGACGTTCTCGCGGGGTGGTTGCTGGGTGCGCTGTGGTTCCTGGTGTGCCTGCCCTTGCTCGCGCCAGTGCTTGCATCTGCCGGGTCTCAAAGCCGAAGCCCTATCGTGCCCAAACCTTGA
- a CDS encoding L,D-transpeptidase family protein, whose translation MRRLFALLCAAALAVALAPVGNAVVTPWFANSVGSATQVISVVGVGGSSAKMDVYQRGPAGWDAVAVGIPAHVGSRGMVPQSHDGNLQTPMGIFTLPFAFGTAANPGTGLQYVQTTPDHWWDGDMKSPTYNTMQVCKKAQCRFDTDPASGTENLDITPYKYAVVMGVNPQRTPGNGGAFFVHIGDGPTAGCVAIDEGTLVKIMRWLQPGALIAVAK comes from the coding sequence GTGCGCCGACTGTTCGCTTTGCTGTGTGCTGCCGCGCTGGCGGTGGCACTGGCGCCCGTCGGCAATGCGGTGGTCACTCCGTGGTTCGCCAACTCGGTGGGATCGGCCACGCAGGTGATTTCGGTTGTGGGCGTTGGTGGTTCGTCGGCCAAGATGGACGTGTACCAGCGCGGGCCCGCGGGGTGGGACGCCGTCGCGGTCGGTATCCCGGCGCACGTCGGTTCCCGGGGCATGGTCCCGCAGAGCCACGACGGCAACCTGCAGACCCCGATGGGCATCTTCACGCTGCCGTTCGCGTTCGGCACCGCCGCCAATCCCGGGACGGGTCTGCAATACGTCCAGACCACACCCGATCACTGGTGGGACGGCGACATGAAGAGCCCCACCTACAACACCATGCAGGTGTGCAAGAAGGCGCAGTGCCGCTTCGACACCGACCCCGCAAGTGGCACCGAAAACCTCGACATCACGCCCTACAAGTACGCCGTCGTCATGGGCGTCAACCCGCAACGGACGCCCGGTAACGGCGGCGCCTTCTTCGTCCACATCGGTGACGGCCCGACGGCCGGGTGTGTGGCGATCGACGAGGGCACCCTGGTGAAGATCATGCGGTGGCTGCAACCGGGAGCGCTGATCGCCGTTGCCAAGTGA
- a CDS encoding Hsp70 family protein: MSHQLGLSIGTTNLVAARVGEPPMVRRAVLRLFRDRAPQIGLSADAVDDGVTLSGFVERVGDPVPMVAPDGTAYHADQLVAEALDALIEAAGGEPPTGQLAISVPAHWDTATLRAMRTVMRSNPSLAPNGVPARLVSDAVAALTALHANPGLPATGTAALLDFGGGGTSITLAAADTSFEPIETVRYPEFSGEGVDQALLSHVLDRVGGAGGVDTAGTAAVSSLEKLRESCCAAKELLSEAETATVPVDIPGHQGDVEVTRAELSELLDEPLTGVLAELDELLQRNNIAWRSVSSVVAVGGGARIPMVSTRLAAHLEARGGAGILVTTPQPALDAAVGAALFAVYGADADAKTGMAPAALLGTAPTAAVDGGSATAPAAIPELDVLTDTAAARVVKATGPSLAWSEDSDGGGDLLPYTGDDVFGDTTTTRAIAQYVPPAGAVATEPSKAWQRLPLVVFGVAIFAAIAAVGGVTIALTGDRKPVAPPTTPPPSLSESPTPPPPAPPAEPPPPSTVTVTNEVPAPPPPQPSPTYQPPVTHTPAPTHTTTTHAPTTTPPPVTTTATTTEAPPPPPPPSTTETPTSTTPTMTTSYIRLPFVPVPIPIQVPKGPDQPAESQPPTNPYYPGQQQYPYGQYPQQYPQQYPY; encoded by the coding sequence ATGAGCCACCAGCTGGGGTTGTCGATCGGGACGACCAACCTGGTCGCAGCGCGTGTCGGTGAACCGCCCATGGTGCGGCGCGCCGTGCTGCGCCTGTTCCGTGACCGCGCGCCCCAGATCGGGTTGTCCGCGGATGCCGTCGACGACGGCGTGACACTCAGCGGCTTCGTCGAACGTGTCGGTGACCCGGTGCCGATGGTGGCGCCCGACGGCACGGCATATCACGCCGACCAGTTGGTGGCCGAGGCGTTGGACGCCCTGATCGAGGCGGCCGGTGGCGAGCCGCCGACGGGACAGCTGGCGATTTCTGTTCCGGCGCACTGGGATACCGCGACGCTGCGAGCGATGCGGACCGTGATGCGATCCAATCCGAGCCTGGCGCCCAATGGGGTTCCGGCGCGCCTGGTGTCCGATGCGGTGGCGGCGCTGACCGCTCTGCACGCCAATCCGGGTCTGCCTGCCACCGGCACCGCCGCGCTGCTCGATTTCGGTGGCGGTGGCACCAGCATCACGCTGGCCGCGGCGGACACGTCGTTCGAGCCCATCGAGACCGTGCGGTACCCCGAATTCTCCGGTGAGGGCGTCGATCAGGCGCTGCTGTCGCACGTACTCGACCGCGTCGGTGGCGCCGGGGGAGTGGACACCGCAGGCACCGCGGCTGTGAGTTCGCTGGAGAAACTCCGTGAATCCTGCTGTGCGGCAAAGGAACTGTTGTCCGAGGCCGAGACGGCGACGGTGCCGGTGGATATTCCGGGTCACCAGGGCGACGTCGAGGTCACCCGCGCCGAGTTGTCCGAACTGCTCGACGAACCGCTGACCGGCGTACTGGCGGAGCTCGACGAGCTGTTGCAGCGCAACAACATTGCGTGGCGATCCGTCAGCTCGGTGGTTGCGGTCGGCGGCGGCGCGCGGATCCCGATGGTCAGCACGCGGCTCGCCGCACATCTCGAGGCGCGTGGCGGCGCGGGCATCCTGGTCACGACCCCGCAACCGGCGCTCGACGCCGCGGTGGGCGCGGCCCTGTTCGCGGTGTACGGCGCCGACGCCGACGCCAAGACCGGGATGGCACCGGCCGCCTTGCTGGGCACCGCGCCGACCGCCGCGGTCGACGGTGGCTCTGCCACCGCGCCGGCGGCAATCCCCGAACTCGACGTGCTTACCGACACCGCGGCCGCCCGGGTGGTCAAGGCCACCGGTCCGTCATTGGCCTGGTCCGAGGACTCCGACGGTGGCGGTGACCTGCTGCCCTATACCGGTGACGACGTCTTCGGTGACACCACGACCACTCGCGCCATCGCGCAGTACGTGCCGCCGGCCGGAGCGGTGGCCACCGAGCCGTCCAAGGCCTGGCAGCGGCTGCCACTGGTGGTGTTCGGCGTCGCGATCTTCGCCGCGATCGCGGCCGTCGGTGGCGTGACCATCGCGCTGACCGGTGACCGCAAACCCGTCGCACCGCCGACCACACCGCCGCCGTCGCTGAGCGAGTCGCCGACGCCACCGCCACCGGCACCGCCGGCCGAACCGCCGCCACCCAGCACCGTCACCGTCACCAACGAGGTGCCCGCGCCGCCACCTCCACAGCCGAGTCCGACGTACCAACCGCCGGTCACCCACACTCCGGCGCCGACGCACACCACGACGACGCACGCCCCGACGACGACTCCGCCGCCGGTGACGACCACCGCCACCACGACCGAGGCGCCACCGCCGCCTCCGCCGCCATCCACGACGGAGACACCGACCTCGACGACGCCGACCATGACGACGAGCTATATCCGGCTGCCGTTCGTCCCGGTGCCGATCCCGATCCAGGTGCCCAAGGGCCCGGACCAACCGGCGGAATCTCAGCCGCCGACCAACCCGTACTACCCGGGACAACAGCAGTACCCGTACGGGCAGTACCCACAGCAGTATCCGCAGCAATACCCGTATTGA
- a CDS encoding PASTA domain-containing protein — translation MASAGSAPNVVGQKFSDARTALSSAGFKPLVSTTVGDQLQWPNCVVTNQVARTVSAPANSGGSSSSQVLLSLNCEAAYATAGSPGNSLGSPAGSQAYASAAASAAAAASSASAAAEAEAAAAADSGQVWEGQNAPR, via the coding sequence GTGGCTTCTGCTGGCTCTGCACCCAATGTGGTCGGCCAGAAGTTCAGTGACGCGCGAACGGCACTGTCCAGCGCCGGATTCAAGCCGCTGGTGTCCACGACGGTGGGCGACCAGCTGCAGTGGCCGAACTGCGTGGTGACCAACCAGGTTGCCCGCACGGTCTCGGCCCCGGCGAACAGTGGCGGTTCGAGCAGCAGCCAGGTTTTGCTGTCGCTGAACTGTGAGGCCGCGTACGCCACTGCGGGCAGCCCCGGCAACTCGCTCGGGAGCCCGGCGGGCTCGCAGGCCTACGCCTCCGCAGCGGCGTCGGCCGCAGCGGCTGCCTCGTCGGCATCGGCCGCAGCCGAGGCTGAGGCTGCCGCGGCCGCCGATTCAGGCCAGGTCTGGGAGGGCCAGAACGCCCCACGCTGA
- a CDS encoding glycoside hydrolase family 16 protein: MDRRNMMRASGLGLLAAAAMPSPAALADPQPGSSPTPPLAPQPAAQTPTYIFHDEFDGPAGSRPDPAKWNISPQRETIKNPVFWDRPENMGQYRDDREHVFLDGKGNLVIRATRDANGKYTSGKVFGTFWGGINTTWEARIKFNCLTNGCWPAWWLSNDHPVVGGEIDLAEWYGNGEWPSGTTVHARSDGTSFDTHPHPIDGGWHTWRVTWNDAGMSFWQDYAEGMQPYFYVPANSLDDWPFNLPGYSVFPVLNLAVSGSGGGDPKGGSYPAEMLVDYVRVW, translated from the coding sequence TTGGATCGTCGAAACATGATGCGCGCGTCGGGGCTCGGCCTGCTGGCCGCCGCCGCGATGCCGTCCCCCGCCGCTCTGGCGGATCCCCAACCGGGCAGTTCGCCCACTCCGCCGCTGGCCCCGCAGCCGGCCGCGCAAACGCCCACCTACATCTTCCACGATGAGTTCGACGGCCCCGCCGGGTCGCGGCCGGACCCGGCCAAGTGGAACATCTCCCCGCAGCGCGAGACCATCAAGAACCCGGTGTTCTGGGACCGCCCGGAGAACATGGGCCAGTACCGCGACGACCGGGAGCACGTCTTCCTGGACGGCAAGGGCAACCTGGTCATCCGTGCCACGCGCGACGCCAACGGGAAATACACCAGCGGCAAGGTCTTCGGCACCTTCTGGGGTGGCATCAACACCACCTGGGAAGCCCGGATCAAGTTCAACTGCCTGACCAACGGCTGCTGGCCCGCCTGGTGGCTGTCCAACGACCACCCCGTCGTCGGCGGCGAGATCGACCTGGCCGAGTGGTACGGCAACGGTGAATGGCCGTCGGGCACCACGGTGCACGCGCGGTCGGACGGCACGTCGTTCGACACGCACCCGCACCCGATCGACGGTGGCTGGCACACCTGGCGCGTCACCTGGAACGACGCCGGTATGTCGTTCTGGCAGGACTACGCCGAAGGTATGCAGCCGTACTTCTACGTGCCGGCGAACTCACTGGATGACTGGCCGTTCAACCTGCCCGGCTACTCGGTGTTCCCCGTCCTGAACCTGGCAGTGTCCGGTTCCGGTGGCGGCGACCCCAAGGGCGGCAGCTACCCGGCCGAGATGCTCGTCGACTACGTGCGGGTCTGGTAA
- a CDS encoding MT-A70 family methyltransferase — MAKRSDQAGAETKAAPLRDIAAPPPLPTVDGGWKTVLADPPWRFTNRTGKVAPEHRRLDRYSTLDLDAICDIPVSTVAARDSHLYLWVPNALLPEGLRVMEAWGYRYVSNVIWAKRRKDGGPDGRGVGFYFRNVTEIILFGVRGSMRTLPHARSQVNMIETRKREHSRKPDEQYGFIEACSPGPYLELFARHPQPGWTAWGDESAADVTPRGQVHKGYAGGAIDVPPVTKHVRLDPTTAERIGKELRIRYENGESIRQLAEETGYGITRVRGLLERAGTTFRGRGPQ; from the coding sequence GTGGCTAAACGCAGCGACCAGGCCGGCGCCGAGACGAAGGCCGCCCCCCTGCGCGATATCGCCGCGCCGCCGCCGCTGCCCACCGTCGACGGCGGCTGGAAGACCGTATTGGCCGATCCCCCTTGGCGTTTCACCAACCGGACCGGCAAGGTCGCACCGGAACACCGGCGCCTGGACCGCTACTCCACGCTCGATCTCGACGCCATCTGTGACATCCCGGTGTCGACCGTCGCCGCACGTGACTCGCACCTGTATCTGTGGGTGCCCAACGCGCTGCTGCCCGAGGGGCTGCGTGTGATGGAAGCGTGGGGCTACCGCTACGTCTCCAACGTCATCTGGGCCAAGCGGCGCAAGGACGGCGGGCCCGACGGCCGCGGCGTCGGCTTCTACTTCCGCAACGTCACCGAGATCATCCTGTTCGGCGTACGCGGCAGCATGCGCACGCTGCCGCACGCCCGCAGCCAGGTCAACATGATCGAGACCCGCAAGCGGGAGCATTCCCGCAAGCCCGACGAGCAGTACGGGTTCATCGAGGCCTGCTCCCCCGGCCCATACCTGGAACTGTTCGCCCGGCACCCGCAACCGGGTTGGACGGCGTGGGGCGACGAGTCCGCCGCCGACGTCACGCCGCGCGGCCAGGTTCACAAGGGCTATGCCGGCGGCGCGATCGACGTGCCACCGGTGACCAAGCACGTCCGGCTGGATCCGACGACGGCCGAACGCATCGGCAAGGAACTGCGCATCCGCTACGAGAACGGCGAGAGCATTCGCCAGCTCGCCGAGGAGACCGGCTACGGCATCACCCGGGTTCGCGGGCTGCTGGAGCGGGCGGGCACCACGTTCCGGGGTCGCGGACCTCAGTAA
- a CDS encoding BglII/BstYI family type II restriction endonuclease encodes MDLTDSYTRVLPPHVRDRYEFIETRNAAAILAATNPQRFDELLTALHEFQLRTDDLVQPGGQETELAARLNTAFRNKGWREARVDTRIRLELRKMPHKPAGEMHPTLEDTEVFNEGYKVDNFVDRLALDVEWNAKDGNLDRDLSAYRALYDAALIDVAVIITRTQTDLRTLGYRLGIEAGMDDERARRILATTTTTNTEKLRPRMQRGDSGGCPLLAVAICARTWADHAPDQESPDTTDDIGLWEA; translated from the coding sequence GTGGATCTGACGGACTCGTACACCCGCGTGCTGCCGCCGCACGTCCGTGATCGATACGAGTTCATCGAGACCCGCAACGCCGCCGCGATCCTGGCCGCCACCAACCCGCAGCGGTTCGACGAACTCCTCACCGCCCTGCACGAATTCCAGCTCCGCACGGACGATCTCGTCCAGCCCGGCGGCCAGGAGACCGAGCTCGCGGCCCGGCTCAACACCGCCTTCCGGAACAAGGGCTGGCGTGAGGCACGCGTGGACACGCGCATCCGCCTCGAGCTCCGCAAGATGCCGCACAAGCCGGCCGGCGAAATGCACCCCACCCTGGAGGACACCGAGGTGTTCAACGAGGGCTACAAGGTCGACAACTTCGTCGACCGGCTGGCTCTGGATGTGGAGTGGAATGCCAAGGACGGCAACCTCGATCGCGACCTGAGCGCCTACCGCGCGCTGTACGACGCGGCGCTGATCGACGTCGCCGTCATCATCACCCGCACCCAGACCGACCTGCGCACCCTGGGCTACCGACTGGGCATCGAGGCCGGCATGGATGACGAGCGGGCCCGCCGCATCCTGGCCACCACGACCACCACCAACACCGAGAAGCTGCGGCCACGGATGCAGCGCGGCGACAGCGGTGGCTGCCCGCTGCTGGCCGTCGCGATCTGCGCCCGTACCTGGGCCGACCACGCCCCGGATCAAGAGTCTCCGGACACAACCGACGACATCGGCCTCTGGGAGGCCTGA
- a CDS encoding SRPBCC family protein, with the protein MTEPVTVRVQRVMPAVPDVVFGEWLDVESLMDWMCPRPSRCVAITVEPHVGGKLRFDVDHDATGTIVLIIGHFLEIDRPRLLRFTWSNSNWPDPTMASVVNVTFEPHGDGETLMEIEHSLLPSHEYDNFHNGWARTAEQLEAVLRG; encoded by the coding sequence ATGACAGAACCCGTGACCGTGCGCGTGCAGCGCGTCATGCCGGCGGTCCCCGACGTGGTGTTCGGCGAGTGGCTCGATGTCGAGTCGTTGATGGACTGGATGTGCCCGCGCCCGTCCCGGTGTGTCGCCATCACCGTCGAACCCCATGTCGGCGGCAAGCTGCGGTTCGACGTCGACCACGACGCCACCGGCACCATCGTCCTGATCATCGGGCACTTCCTGGAGATCGACCGCCCGCGGCTGCTCCGTTTCACGTGGAGCAATTCCAACTGGCCCGACCCGACCATGGCCAGCGTCGTCAACGTCACCTTCGAGCCCCACGGCGACGGCGAGACGCTGATGGAGATCGAGCACTCGCTGCTGCCGTCGCACGAGTACGACAACTTCCACAACGGTTGGGCGCGCACCGCCGAACAGTTGGAGGCCGTGCTGCGTGGCTGA
- a CDS encoding ArsR/SmtB family transcription factor, translating to MVEDQLLDRAYAALADPTRRRLLETLRQGDARITDLAAPLPMTFAGVSRHIGVLESAGLVQRDVRGRERWVSLRPDGLTMAQQWINEQSNFWSVRADALADRLRRKGHGQ from the coding sequence ATGGTTGAAGATCAGCTGCTGGACCGGGCGTACGCCGCCCTTGCGGATCCGACGCGCCGCCGGCTACTGGAGACGCTGAGACAAGGCGATGCCCGCATCACCGACCTGGCCGCCCCGCTGCCGATGACGTTCGCCGGCGTGTCCCGGCATATCGGCGTGCTGGAATCAGCGGGCCTGGTGCAACGCGATGTCCGCGGCCGCGAACGGTGGGTGTCCCTTCGCCCCGATGGGCTGACCATGGCGCAGCAGTGGATCAACGAACAATCCAATTTCTGGTCGGTACGGGCGGATGCCCTCGCGGACCGCTTGCGGCGCAAAGGACATGGCCAATGA
- a CDS encoding DUF899 domain-containing protein: MQKPEIVSAAEWDTALEKMLVAEKEWTRRRDQLAAMRRRMPWTPVTKNYTFVGPDGELSLTDLFGGRRQLVVYRAFFEEGVKGWPEHACRGCSMIADNVGHVAHLNARDTTLAFASRAPQPDIARMTARMGWKMPWYTITDDFDVDFGVHEWHGTNAFIRDGDAVYRTYFINNRGDEALGTSWSYLDMTALGRQENWEDSPPGYPQDPPYEWWDWHDTYGEHQPSRWFGDPDPSKPDDPRPPRAEGCASCER; encoded by the coding sequence GTGCAGAAACCCGAGATCGTGTCCGCGGCCGAATGGGACACCGCGCTGGAGAAGATGCTCGTCGCGGAGAAAGAGTGGACCCGCCGGCGGGACCAACTGGCCGCGATGCGCCGCCGCATGCCGTGGACGCCGGTGACGAAGAACTACACGTTCGTCGGCCCCGATGGCGAGCTCAGCCTCACCGACTTGTTCGGTGGCCGAAGGCAACTCGTCGTCTACCGTGCCTTCTTCGAGGAAGGTGTGAAGGGTTGGCCCGAGCATGCGTGCCGCGGGTGTTCGATGATCGCCGACAACGTCGGACATGTGGCTCATCTGAACGCGCGCGACACGACGCTGGCGTTCGCCTCGCGCGCGCCGCAGCCCGACATCGCGCGGATGACGGCCCGCATGGGCTGGAAGATGCCGTGGTACACCATCACCGACGACTTCGACGTCGACTTCGGTGTGCACGAGTGGCACGGCACCAACGCCTTCATCCGCGACGGTGACGCCGTCTACCGCACATACTTCATCAACAACCGCGGCGACGAAGCGCTCGGTACCTCCTGGAGCTATCTCGACATGACGGCGCTCGGCCGTCAGGAGAACTGGGAGGACTCCCCGCCCGGATACCCGCAAGACCCGCCCTACGAATGGTGGGACTGGCACGACACCTACGGCGAGCACCAGCCTTCACGGTGGTTCGGCGACCCCGACCCCAGTAAGCCCGACGACCCCCGTCCGCCGCGCGCAGAAGGGTGCGCCTCCTGTGAGCGATGA
- a CDS encoding maleylpyruvate isomerase N-terminal domain-containing protein, translating to MDRIVELVSAPDVSVDAPVAACPGWSVRDVLAHMAGVAQDWAAGRRVAPQRCPDGGASGPVRRARPGRHPAGVGRRRRGAAAARARRHRAAAR from the coding sequence ATGGACCGCATCGTCGAGTTGGTCAGTGCGCCAGACGTTTCCGTCGATGCGCCGGTCGCTGCCTGCCCCGGCTGGTCGGTGCGGGATGTGCTGGCCCACATGGCCGGCGTCGCGCAGGACTGGGCTGCGGGGCGGCGGGTCGCCCCCCAACGATGCCCAGACGGCGGCGCAAGTGGCCCGGTTCGACGGGCGCGGCCTGGACGACATCCTGCGGGCGTGGGGCGACGCCGCCGCGGAGCTGCCGCGGCTCGCGCGCGAAGGCATCGCGCCGCCGCTCGGTGA